The following are encoded together in the Panthera leo isolate Ple1 chromosome B4, P.leo_Ple1_pat1.1, whole genome shotgun sequence genome:
- the LETMD1 gene encoding LETM1 domain-containing protein 1 isoform X6 codes for MFWADAKKARRIKTYMWKHNVKFHQLSYREMEHLRQFRRDVTKCLFLGIISIPPFANYLVFLLMYLFPRQLLIQHFWTPKQQIDFLDIYHALRKQSHPEILGYLERVIPLVSDAGLRWHMTELCTKIQHGTHPAIHDILALRECFSNHPLGMNQLHALQMKALSRAMLLTPYLPSFLLRHRLKTHTTVIHQLDKALAKLGIGHLTPQEVKSACYLRGLNSTHIAEERCRTWLGEWLQISCSLKEVKCDVKDASGECFLLPTDSILKWTQRELIRIQRCLAERILEHELDIRRTGTVSPHGGKTRI; via the exons ATGTTTTGGGCTGATGCCAAAAAGGCTAGAAGAATAAAGACATATATGTGGAAGCACAATGTAAAGTTTCATCAACTTTCATACCGGGAGATGGAGCATTTGAGACAG TTCCGCCGAGACGTCACCAAGTGTCTTTTCCTAGGTATTATTTCCATTCCACCCTTTGCCAACTACCTGGTCTTCTTGCTAAT gtACCTGTTTCCTAGGCAGCTACTGATCCAACATTTCTGGACCCCAAAGCAACAAATTGATTTCTTAGATATCTATCATGCTCTCCGGAAGCAGTCCCACCCAGAAATCCTTGGCTATTTAGAAAGGGTTATCCCTCTCGTTTCTGATGCAGGACTCCGGTGGCATATGACAGAGCTGTGCACCAAG ATACAGCATGGTACCCACCCAGCAATACATGATATCCTGGCTCTGAGAGAGTGTTTCTCTAACCATCCTCTGGGCATGAACCAACTCCATGCTTTGCAAATG AAAGCCTTGAGTCGAGCCATGCTTCTCACACCTTATCTGCCTTCTTTCTTGTTGAGACACCGTTTAAAGACTCATACCACTGTAATTCACCAACTGGACAAAGCTTTGGCAAAGCTGGGGATTGGCCACTTGACCCCTCAGGAAGTGAAATCG GCTTGTTATCTTCGTGGCCTGAATTCTACCCATATCGCTGAAGAGAGGTGTCGAACTTGGCTGGGAGAATGGCTACAGATTTCCTGCAGCCTGAAAG AAGTGAAGTGTGATGTAAAGGATGCTAGTGGAGAGTGTTTTTTGCTCCCTActgactccattttaaaatggacGCAAAGAGAACTAATAAGAATTCAGCGGTGTTTAGCAGAGCGCATCCTAGAACATGAGCTGGACATAAGAAGAACGGGAACCGTGTCCCCCCATGGAGGTAAGACCCGAATTTGA